One region of Girardinichthys multiradiatus isolate DD_20200921_A chromosome 1, DD_fGirMul_XY1, whole genome shotgun sequence genomic DNA includes:
- the l1cama gene encoding neural cell adhesion molecule L1.2 isoform X2, with the protein MPHIQRQQVCSRGQSSSHLLPLVLALISLEVLPSRAAIEMPSNYKRPPQITIHPESVTVFSVEDLVMSCEASGIPSPSFSWTKDGKPFDPSTDTELKVTKNSGSFAFYTLSNTMDTLKPYQGKYICYATNELGTAVSNEAILRTDVPPTQQKEKKVTVKSDEGSSIVLKCNPPQSSMEPIIHWMDRKLHHIQLSKRVVVGKDGNLYFAHLTMDDSREDYTCNVQYLATRTILAKEPITLKVNPSNSVLRNRRPHMMRPAEGESTYHALRGQTVELECIVQGLPTPEITWLKKEGELDDSRTIKDMFDRLLRLSDISESDSGEYQCIAKNTQGTAIHTYHLKVEAAPYWKKIPESLIYAPGETVRLDCAAEGTPSPTISWTRNGEEISGTDSGHAVIAENASLILNRVNFGDTAIYQCRASNEHGTILTNTYVYVIELPPQIITEDRKLYSVTEGQSISLECETFGSPKPEVIWERGTSYLLDDPRVNPLTNGGLQIFNVSHDEEGFYTCSVQNANLSITAELEVFNRTVILTPPKDLKVQPGTTAIFTCVGLYDTNLRMPQIQWRKNNQKLMESSSDEKYTFDGADFIITNVEPDDEGIYTCEIITLLDNAEARATLTICDRPDPPGLLQISDPKHRAVSLSWTPGDNHKSTVLEYIIEFEDQGLKERGWEELKRVGGNQEHAVLSLWPYMSYRFRAIAINEVGKSDPSKPSEIHNTPAEAPDNNPEDVRSESIDPDTLLVTWEKMDKRNFNGPDFKYKVQWRRAVGSGPKWHKSETTEPPVIVTDVGNFSAFEIKVQAINANGDGPEPDPVIGYSGEEVPLEAPMDAGVALINSTTIRVTWAAIDRETVRGHLLGYKIHLTRKGSRDHNRGRRSREAESTVEETGPNEEMKVISNLRPYSRYLLSIAVFNKKGEGPHSEPLPFNTEEGVPGPPTSLILDSPSETEMTLHWTPPAHPNGILTGYLLQYQRITESDDSPLQKDEIDNPTVTHFTLKGLDRHNQYRFYLRGLTSAGKGEPIIMAGATTLDGAPPSDISLSVGENSVNVSWEAQKRHRNIGFYIHYLKKNGGSNWKKSEKVNSSQSFYQLRGLTPGSDYVLRFFYGNASFWETGIKTEGTEMTEVQASIATQGWFIGVVSALVLLLLILLILCFIKRSKGGKYSVKDKEDGPMDSEARPMKEETFGEYRSLESDLEEKRTASQPSLCEDKMCSEDTLNFNGSSALTTELNLDESLASQISRQSEGPEGFHGMPENSPLNPTTIAPTTNGMPNSITILD; encoded by the exons ACAAAAGGCCTCCTCAGATCACCATACACCCAGAGTCTGTCACTGTCTTCAGTGTCGAGGACCTCGTCATGAGCTGTGAAGCCTCTGGCATCCCTTCACCCAG TTTCAGTTGGACTAAGGATGGAAAGCCATTTGACCCAAGCACCGACACAGAGCTTAAGGTGACGAAGAACTCTGGCTCGTTTGCATTCTACACGCTCAGTAATACTATGGACACCCTGAAGCCGTACCAAGGCAAATATATCTGCTATGCCACTAATGAGCTCGGGACGGCTGTGTCAAATGAAGCCATACTCAGGACTGATG TCCCCCCTACCCAGcaaaaggagaagaaagtcaCTGTGAAGTCTGATGAGGGAAGCAGCATCGTGCTGAAGTGTAATCCCCCTCAGAGCTCCATGGAGCCCATCATTCACTGGATGGATCGGA aGCTGCACCATATCCAGCTGAGTAAGCGGGTGGTGGTTGGAAAGGACGGCAACCTTTACTTTGCACATTTGACAATGGATGACAGCAGGGAAGACTACACCTGCAACGTCCAGTACCTGGCGACACGCACGATTCTGGCAAAGGAGCCCATCACTCTAAAGGTCAACCCCT CCAATTCGGTACTGCGGAACCGGAGACCACACATGATGAGGCCTGCTGAAGGCGAAAGCACGTACCACGCCCTCAGGGGACAGACCGTAGAACTCGAGTGCATTGTTCAAGGCCT CCCAACTCCTGAAATTACATGGCTGAAGAAGGAAGGTGAGCTGGATGATTCTCGGACAATCAAAGATATGTTTGACCGACTCCTGCGCCTCAGTGACATCTCTGAAAGTGACAGTGGCGAGTACCAGTGCATAGCCAAGAACACCCAAGGGACTGCCATACACACCTACCATCTGAAAGTCGAAG CTGCGCCATACTGGAAAAAGATCCCTGAGAGTCTGATCTATGCCCCTGGTGAGACGGTAAGACTAGACTGTGCAGCAGAGGGTACCCCCTCTCCTACTATCAGCTGGACCAGGAACGGAGAGGAAATCTCAG GAACAGACTCCGGACATGCTGTGATAGCAGAAAATGCATCACTGATCCTAAATCGTGTCAACTTTGGCGACACCGCTATCTACCAGTGCCGGGCCTCCAACGAACATGGCACCATCCTCACCAACACCTACGTATACGTCATTG AACTGCCTCCCCAGATCATTACAGAAGACAGGAAGCTTTACTCTGTCACTGAGGGCCAGAGCATTTCACTGGAGTGTGAGACCTTTGGCTCTCCTAAACCAGAAGTCATATG GGAGAGAGGGACATCGTACCTTCTGGATGATCCCAGAGTTAACCCACTCACCAATGGGGGGCTTCAGATCTTTAATGTCAGCCATGATGAGGAGGGTTTCTACACCTGCTCAGTTCAAAATGCCAACTTGTCAATCACTGCTGAACTGGAAGTGTTCA ACAGGACAGTTATCCTGACACCACCTAAGGACCTAAAGGTGCAGCCTGGAACCACAGCAATCTTCACATGTGTGGGCCTTTATGATACAAATCTGAGGATGCCTCAAATCCAGTGGAGAAAGAACAACCAGAAGCTGATGGAGTCCTCCAGTGATGAAAA ATACACATTTGATGGAGCAGACTTCATAATCACTAATGTGGAACCAGATGATGAGGGCATTTACACCTGTGAGATCATCACTTTGTTGGACAACGCTGAAGCCAGAGCCACTCTCACTATATGCG ACCGTCCAGACCCTCCAGGCCTCCTCCAGATCTCTGATCCCAAACATCGTGCAGTCTCTCTCAGCTGGACTCCTGGAGACAACCACAAGAGCACTGTTCTAG AGTATATAATCGAGTTTGAAGACCAGGGTTTGAAGGAGAGGGGTTGGGAAGAGCTGAAGAGAGTAGGAGGCAATCAGGAGCATGCCGTCCTCTCCCTCTGGCCTTACATGTCCTACCGTTTCCGGGCCATCGCAATCAACGAAGTGGGGAAGAGCGACCCTAGCAAACCCTCTGAAATCCACAACACACCAGCTGAAG CTCCAGACAACAACCCAGAAGATGTCCGAAGTGAGTCCATAGACCCAGACACTCTCCTCGTCACCTGGGAG AAAATGGATAAACGTAACTTCAACGGACCTGACTTCAAGTACAAGGTGCAGTGGAGGCGAGCGGTGGGCAGTGGACCTAAGTGGCACAAGAGCGAAACGACTGAGCCACCAGTCATCGTTACTGATGTTGGCAATTTCTCTGCTTTTGAAATAAAAGTTCAGGCCATCAACGCAAATGGTGACGGACCGGAGCCGGACCCTGTTATTGGCTACTCAGGGGAGGAGG TTCCCCTAGAAGCTCCGATGGATGCAGGAGTTGCACTAATTAACAGCACTACAATCAGAGTGACCTGGGCCGCTATAGACAGAGAAACAGTGAGAGGACACTTGCTGGGATACaag ATACACCTTACCAGGAAGGGCTCCAGGGACCACAATCGAGGCAGGAGATCCAGGGAGGCTGAGAGCACTGTGGAGGAGACTGGTCCCaatgaagaaatgaaggtcatCAGTAATCTTAGACCATACTCCCGCTACCTTCTGTCCATTGCCGTTTTCAACAAAAAGGGAGAGGGACCCCATTCCGAGCCACTGCCCTTCAATACTGAGGAGGGAG TACCCGGTCCTCCAACATCCCTGATCCTTGACAGCCCATCAGAAACAGAAATGACCCTGCACTGGACACCTCCAGCCCACCCCAATGGAATCCTCACTGGATACCTGCTTCAGTACCAGCGCA TTACAGAGAGCGATGACAGCCCCTTACAGAAGGACGAGATAGATAACCCCACAGTCACCCACTTTACCCTGAAGGGCCTGGACCGTCACAACCAGTATCGCTTCTACCTGAGGGGGCTCACTAGTGCTGGAAAGGGAGAGCCCATAATTATGGCTGGTGCCACCACACTTGATGGAG CTCCTCCCTCGGACATCAGCCTGTCTGTGGGGGAAAACTCTGTAAATGTCAGCTGGGAGGCCCAGAAGAGACACAGGAATATTGGTTTCTACATCCACTATCTCAAAAAGAATG GTGGCAGTAACTGGAAAAAGTCTGAGAAGGTGAACTCTTCTCAGTCTTTCTACCAGCTTCGGGGCCTGACTCCTGGCTCTGATTATGTTCTGCGCTTCTTTTACGGTAATGCCTCATTCTGGGAGACAGGCATCAAGACTGAAGGAACAG AAATGACAGAGGTACAGGCAAGCATTGCAACGCAGGGCTGGTTCATCGGTGTTGTCAGTGCCCTTGTCTTGCTGTTGTTGATACTTCTTATTCTCTGCTTCATCAAGAGGAGTAAAGGAGGAAAATACTCAG TGAAAGATAAAGAGGACGGTCCAATGGACTCAGAGGCCCGGCCGATGAAGGAGGAAACATTTGGAGAGTACAG ATCTCTTGAAAG TGATCTTGAGGAGAAGCGGACAGCCAGCCAGCCGTCCCTGTGTGAGGACAAGATGTGCAGCGAGGATACCCTGAACTTTAATGGGAGCAGTGCGCTCACTACAGAGCTCAACCTGGATGAATCTCTGGCCAGCCAGATCAGTCGTCAGAGTGAAGGTCCAGAGGGGTTTCATGGCATGCCTGAAAACTCCCCGCTGAACCCCACTACCATCGCCCCAACCACTAATGGCATGCCCAATTCAATCACTATCCTCGATTAA